Proteins encoded within one genomic window of Panicum virgatum strain AP13 chromosome 1N, P.virgatum_v5, whole genome shotgun sequence:
- the LOC120654409 gene encoding serine carboxypeptidase 3 isoform X1 — protein sequence MAASRLLVSLCLAAAVAVAAAGEDALRLPRDASFPAAQAERLIRALNLLPRESGPVGSGDGPTVAPGELLERRVRLPGAPDGVQDLGHHAGYFRLPHTHDARMFYFFFESRGKKEDPVVIWLTGGPGCSSELAVFYENGPFTIANNMSLAWNKFGWDTISNIIFVDQPTGTGFSYSSDDRDTRHDETGVSNDLYDFLQVFFKKHPEFAKNDFYITGESYAGHYIPAFASRVHQGNKANEGIHINLKGFAIGNGLTDPEIQYKAYTDYALEMNLIEKSDYERINRFIPPCEFAIKMCANDSGTDGKASCMAAYMVCNNIFNSIMKLVGTKNYYDVRKECEGKLCYDFSNLEKFFGDKAVKEALGVGDIKFVSCSTTVYEAMLTDWMRNLEVSIPALLEDGINVLIYAGEYDLICNWLGNSRWVHSMEWSGQKDFVSSSESSFVVDGAEAGVLKSHGPLSFLKVHNAGHMVPMDQPKASLEMLRRFTQGKLKESLPESMVYKAVM from the exons ATGGCGGCCTCCCGCCTCCTGGTTTCcctctgcctcgccgccgccgtcgcggtggcggccgccggagaAGACGCCCTCCGTCTGCCCCGCGACGCCAGCTTCCCCGCGGCGCAGGCCGAGCGGCTCATCCGCGCGCTCAACCTCCTGCCCAGGGAGTCAGGGCCGGTCGGCTCCGGCGATGGCCCCACTGTGGCGCCTGGGGAGCTCCTGGAGCGGCGGGTGAGGCTGCCCGGCGCGCCCGACGGGGTCCAGGACCTCGGCCACCACGCCGGTTACTTCCGCCTGCCACACACGCACGACGCCAG GATGTTCTACTTCTTCTTCGAATCGAGGGGCAAGAAGGAGGACCCAGTAGTGATCTGGCTAACGGGAGGGCCTGGCTGCAGCAGTGAGTTGGCCGTCTTCTATGAGAACGGGCCTTTCACCATTGCAAACAACATGTCGCTTGCTTGGAACAAATTTGGTTGGGACACG ATCTCAAATATCATATTTGTTGATCAACCTACTGGAACTGGCTTTAGCTACAGCTCTGATGATCGTGATACTCGTCATGATGAGACTGGTGTCAGCAATGACCTATATGACTTTCTCCAG GTATTCTTTAAGAAGCACCCGGAATTTGCAAAGAATGACTTCTATATAACTGGAGAATCTTATGCTGGGCACTACATTCCAGCATTTGCAAGCAGAGTTCACCAAGGAAACAAAGCAAATGAGGGAATTCATATAAACTTAAAG GGTTTTGCTATCGGTAATGGTCTCACAGATCCAGAAATCCAATACAAAGCCTACACAGATTATGCATTGGAAATGAACCTTATTGAGAAATCTGACTATGAAAGGATCAACAGGTTCATCCCACCATGTGAATTTGCAATTAAGATGTGTG CTAATGATTCAGGTACCGATGGGAAAGCATCATGCATGGCAGCTTATATGGTCTGCAATAATATTTTCAACTCTATCATGAAACTTGTCGGGACAAAGAAT TACTATGATGTTAGGAAGGAATGTGAAGGCAAACTTTGCTATGACTTCTCAAACTTGGAGAAGTTCTTTGGTGATAAAGCGGTCAAAGAGGCACTTGGTGTTGGTGACATTAAATTCGTCTCTTGCAGTACTACAGTTTATGAAGCAATGCTCACAGACTGGATGCGGAATTTGGAAGTCAGTATCCCAGCTCTACTAGAGGATGGGATCAATGTCCTTATATATGCTGGGGAGTATGACCTTATATGCAATTGGCTCG GAAACTCGAGGTGGGTACACTCAATGGAATGGTCTGGCCAGAAAGACTTTGTATCCTCTAGTGAGTCATCATTTGTAGTAGATGGTGCCGAAGCTGGAGTTTTGAAGAGCCACGGACCACTCAGCTTCCTCAAG GTTCACAATGCTGGCCACATGGTTCCAATGGACCAGCCGAAAGCTTCTCTGGAAATGCTGAGGAGATTTACCCAAGGAAAACTGAAGGAATCGCTTCCCGAGTCGATGGTTTATAAGGCAGTGATGTGA
- the LOC120654409 gene encoding serine carboxypeptidase 3 isoform X2: MAASRLLVSLCLAAAVAVAAAGEDALRLPRDASFPAAQAERLIRALNLLPRESGPVGSGDGPTVAPGELLERRVRLPGAPDGVQDLGHHAGYFRLPHTHDARMFYFFFESRGKKEDPVVIWLTGGPGCSSELAVFYENGPFTIANNMSLAWNKFGWDTISNIIFVDQPTGTGFSYSSDDRDTRHDETGVSNDLYDFLQVFFKKHPEFAKNDFYITGESYAGHYIPAFASRVHQGNKANEGIHINLKGFAIGNGLTDPEIQYKAYTDYALEMNLIEKSDYERINRFIPPCEFAIKMCGTDGKASCMAAYMVCNNIFNSIMKLVGTKNYYDVRKECEGKLCYDFSNLEKFFGDKAVKEALGVGDIKFVSCSTTVYEAMLTDWMRNLEVSIPALLEDGINVLIYAGEYDLICNWLGNSRWVHSMEWSGQKDFVSSSESSFVVDGAEAGVLKSHGPLSFLKVHNAGHMVPMDQPKASLEMLRRFTQGKLKESLPESMVYKAVM; the protein is encoded by the exons ATGGCGGCCTCCCGCCTCCTGGTTTCcctctgcctcgccgccgccgtcgcggtggcggccgccggagaAGACGCCCTCCGTCTGCCCCGCGACGCCAGCTTCCCCGCGGCGCAGGCCGAGCGGCTCATCCGCGCGCTCAACCTCCTGCCCAGGGAGTCAGGGCCGGTCGGCTCCGGCGATGGCCCCACTGTGGCGCCTGGGGAGCTCCTGGAGCGGCGGGTGAGGCTGCCCGGCGCGCCCGACGGGGTCCAGGACCTCGGCCACCACGCCGGTTACTTCCGCCTGCCACACACGCACGACGCCAG GATGTTCTACTTCTTCTTCGAATCGAGGGGCAAGAAGGAGGACCCAGTAGTGATCTGGCTAACGGGAGGGCCTGGCTGCAGCAGTGAGTTGGCCGTCTTCTATGAGAACGGGCCTTTCACCATTGCAAACAACATGTCGCTTGCTTGGAACAAATTTGGTTGGGACACG ATCTCAAATATCATATTTGTTGATCAACCTACTGGAACTGGCTTTAGCTACAGCTCTGATGATCGTGATACTCGTCATGATGAGACTGGTGTCAGCAATGACCTATATGACTTTCTCCAG GTATTCTTTAAGAAGCACCCGGAATTTGCAAAGAATGACTTCTATATAACTGGAGAATCTTATGCTGGGCACTACATTCCAGCATTTGCAAGCAGAGTTCACCAAGGAAACAAAGCAAATGAGGGAATTCATATAAACTTAAAG GGTTTTGCTATCGGTAATGGTCTCACAGATCCAGAAATCCAATACAAAGCCTACACAGATTATGCATTGGAAATGAACCTTATTGAGAAATCTGACTATGAAAGGATCAACAGGTTCATCCCACCATGTGAATTTGCAATTAAGATGTGTG GTACCGATGGGAAAGCATCATGCATGGCAGCTTATATGGTCTGCAATAATATTTTCAACTCTATCATGAAACTTGTCGGGACAAAGAAT TACTATGATGTTAGGAAGGAATGTGAAGGCAAACTTTGCTATGACTTCTCAAACTTGGAGAAGTTCTTTGGTGATAAAGCGGTCAAAGAGGCACTTGGTGTTGGTGACATTAAATTCGTCTCTTGCAGTACTACAGTTTATGAAGCAATGCTCACAGACTGGATGCGGAATTTGGAAGTCAGTATCCCAGCTCTACTAGAGGATGGGATCAATGTCCTTATATATGCTGGGGAGTATGACCTTATATGCAATTGGCTCG GAAACTCGAGGTGGGTACACTCAATGGAATGGTCTGGCCAGAAAGACTTTGTATCCTCTAGTGAGTCATCATTTGTAGTAGATGGTGCCGAAGCTGGAGTTTTGAAGAGCCACGGACCACTCAGCTTCCTCAAG GTTCACAATGCTGGCCACATGGTTCCAATGGACCAGCCGAAAGCTTCTCTGGAAATGCTGAGGAGATTTACCCAAGGAAAACTGAAGGAATCGCTTCCCGAGTCGATGGTTTATAAGGCAGTGATGTGA